The genomic interval AcataggattaggattaggattagacAGCAGACAGTGGACGTGACTCAGCTAGGGAGTGAACTGTGAGGTGGTCAAcaaggtggtggtgatggtgttaTTACTATGAACGTAGAAGCTGTGGAAGCTGATGTGTTTGAGCCGTGCATACAGATGAGGAGGTAAGAGCGCTGGACAGATTAAAGAATTAAAGCCTGTGCTGCATCACTCGCTTTACGTAGCGATGAAACCAGGGTTAATACCCTTTGGCATCGCCGTCAGCAAGTAGTCGAATTGCATCGTGGGTAATATAGAACATAGTTAACCAAAGTGGATGTAGACCAACTTGACgaaagaagtttaaactaaaaaaaaaaagtcaacccAGAGTTTCGTTATTAAATAGATCTTTGACATTGTTGACGTtaattataaatgttaaaactGACAAAAGAGATGTATATCACAAGGCATACGTAATTGTTCATCTCGTTGTTCGTTTCCTTTCTACAGGGAGGTGTTCAAGgccaaacacagacagactggCAAGAAAGTAGCGCTGAAGAAGGTGCTCATGGAAAATGAGAAAGAAGGGGTAAGACTCCGAGTCTGCGCTTTGGCTTCATCCCGAATTGCTCGTTCTCTCAGACTTTCTCCCCACCTTCCAGTGCTATCTTTAACACAACCTTGTTGCTTTCCATTCACAAAAtgcatcacttttttttcttatctgcCTTTTCGTCGTTGTTCCGAAAAAGAAACCGCAACAGACAGTGACGTGTTTTGAATTCTGCTCATGGTCATAGATGCTTCTCGTACAACCCACACCTGTAGTTTTTACTAGACATTTTCAGTCACTGTACAGAGTCAGGAACTATCTCCTTTCACAGGAAGAGACAAATTGACCGACATAGTAGATGACCAACCACAGACCTTTAGCAAGCATGAGATTACTCACTGGTATCTGCTTTAAACACAACAGCTTTTAAAGATGTGAAGTGCTGAACTggtttcagcttttttttcttgcttggaAAAGCCGGTGGAAACCGGGTTAAAAGAGAGCACTTGGATAGACAATCAGATTATAGCCATCAGACTTCTGAAACTTgtagccagaaaagtgtacacaAGCTTTTAGTCCCACAGGCAGTCTCTGGGGATCGGACTAGATCCTGTGTGAGGTGGTGTTTCTGTCTTTTAAAAAACGTTAAACGTTTTCTTCTGATGAGGATGACGCACTCTTATAGTTGCTGCTTGTGGACTCCCATTCTGCAATTGTTCCCAGTTATGTCAGCTTGTTTTAGAAGATGGTGAAAGAAGCAATTAGTGATGATCTGAAATGTTTCCatgctaaattatttattacaacATGTTCTGTGTAACGATCGATTATCTGTATGCTGAGTGTCGTGATGAAATACaggtggaaaagttcatttttcctctcatttatgtcaaaaagtggaactttcatctattctagattcattacacatcaagtgaaatatttcaagcctttttttgttcttgttttaatctcgatgattgattacggcttacagctcacagaaatctaatctcaaaatattcaaataaagaatttataatacagaaatgtcgaccttctgaaaagtacgTTCatactttgtgtaatgaatctagaatatatgaaagttccactttttgaccTAAATTACGGGaagaaatgaacttttccacaatgttctaaattttttgagatgctcCTGTATTTCTGTTTAGTTTCCCATCACAGCACTGAGGGAGATCAAGATCCTGCAGCTGCTAAAGCACGAGAACGTCGTAAATCTGATCGAGATCTGTCGAACAAAGGGTAAGGCGCTTCGttggggatttttttccccattaggacccttttaaaatgtgtaaacacAAAGGAAGGATTGTGTCTTTATAAATGAAGAATTTCACAGAGCCAGAAGCGTTGTACCTGTTTCACATGAGGTGATGGTTTGCGTTACACTTTCACAAGCGATGTGGAAAATGTTTGTGGATAAAACAGTGCAAACAAACatgtaataatgatgatgaatgaCATTTCTAAGCACGGATTCTGTGTTTAGGCTAGAACAATTCATACAGCTTTTTCTAacggggggtgtgtgtgtgtgtgtgtgtgtgtgtgtgtgtgtgtgtgtgtgtgtgtgttgtgcagccaCCCAGTTTAACCGTTACAAGGGCAGCATATACCTGGTGTTTGATTTCTGTGAGCACGATCTGGCTGGCCTACTAAGCAACGCCAATGTTAAGTTCACGCTGTCGGAGATTAAAAAGGTCATGCAGATGCTGCTGAATGGACTCTACTGGATCCACAGAAACAAGGTTGGCATTTCCCATCATTCCCATCTTCCTTGAAACATCCAGGCTGTTTTCTCTGATCTGAGAGTTTATTTGACTCCCAGATCTGGGCTATTCAGAATGACGTCATGTCTTTTGTACGTATTAAAGGACACGCTGTTTTTTGCTaatatgtctcttttttttttttcctcaactaAAAACTTGTTTTGAAGACAGTTATGACTGACTTATGGAAATAATTTATTGGAGCGTGTGTGACTAAAAGacatttcataaatattttataaattggCCGCTTGATGTTGTTATTTTGAAGGGATAAAATGAATCGTGTTGTATTTGGGTGAAGAAGCCTGTTTATGTTGAAGTGAGGTGATATAAAGTGTGAACATCCCAAAACCAGgttgaagaaatgtaaaaaaaatgggaCTTATAACTTTGTGCTTGACATCGGTGAACTGCTGTCTTCTCTGGAATATGTTCGGCGCCACTTGTCCCTTTAGAGTGAATGTTCACTGCAAATCACTGCAAAGTTCACAACAACCCATCTGAGCACCTTTagggagattttggagcaacTTGTTAGACAGCAACAGTGCTCTCCATCACCAAAACACCAACTGTTATAATATCATGTGGTGATCATCCCAACAAGAtggttccagagacttgtagaagcTGTTCTTGTGGTCATTTGTCACAGTCGTGTATGCTTTCTGTTTTTAGATCCTGCACAGAGACATGAAAGCAGCAAACGTGCTCATCACAAGGGATGGAGTGCTGAAACTGGCTGATTTTGGCCTGGCAAGAGCCTTCAGCCTGGCAAAGAACAGCCAGGGCAGTTGCTACACCAACCGAGTGGTGACCCTGTGGTACCGACCTCCAGAGCTCCTGCTGGGTGAGACTGAGAACAGCAAGTCAGATTGGAGCAGTCATAGAATTGATAGAATCACTAGAGTGTCCCTTAAAGCTAATTCAATACAAGACTGTACATTTATGTAttacgcacgcgcacacacacacggatccataagtatttggacagggaCACAACTTGGGTTATTTTGCCTATGTACCCCATAACGGAGTTGAAATGAAGCGATCAAGATgtgatgtgattgaagtgtagactttcagctttaattcaagggatCTAACAAAAATATTGCCGTAAcggtttaggaattacagccaattttattcattcataatcTTCCCaatttcacaggctcaaaagtaattggacagctGACTGATGAGcggtttcatggccaggtgtggcctgtttcctagTTACTTCATTATAAAAGAATGACATAAAAGATCTGGAGTTTATTCCAAGTGttaaatttgcatttggtagctgttcatgggaactctcagtacgcggtccaaagaggtgtcgatgcaagtgaagccatcattaggctgaaaaaactaAACGGACATGGCAGAGAGAGAAACGTtcggagtggccaaatcaacaatttggtacattcttataAATTAGTAAATGCACTGgcaagctcagcaacaccaaaaggcagAAGACGACTAAAATGGATGATTGCAGATTTCTTTCCTTAGTGAAGGataaaccccttcacaacatctagccaagtcaagaacactatCAAGGAGTTTTGCCTTTATTTTGTCCACACAAGAACAGCGCCCCTAGTGGCCGATTTCTGTCAGGTTGCATGGCCTATTAGAGAATCTCTAAATGCAGTgcttttcaaagtgggggccgccagggggcgcccgggggcctcaacaatttggtgtcaaaaataaattctccctctcagacaaccacacacacacacaatcaattcctaatgtaatgtaaagatgtaattattaataataaaaaaggggctatattcagaagtctgtatttttaatgtgttttaaagacatcttgcagaAGGGGGGCCTcgatcaaatgttaatgccatttggggggccttgccctggaaaagctTGGGAACCCCTGTCTAAATGGACACACtgttcatctttttttgttAACCTTAGACAAATCTTATGTCAAAAATCCTGTCATATGgctgctgaaatctgattggctgatggcggCTAAGTTTTTCAACCAAATTAGAAATTACAGACTAGCTTgttgtatcttttttttatctaaacatttgtgtgtttttgcttgTGTCTGTTTAGGAGAGCGTGACTACGGGCCACCCATCGATCTGTGGGGTGCAGGGTGTATCATGGCGGAAATGTGGACGAGGAGCCCCATCATGCAGGGAAACACAGAACAGCACCAGCTCACTCTGATCAGCCAGCTGTGTGGATCCATTACTGCGGAAGTAATGATGCtatgcatgtttattttaaacttgGTTATTTATGGTTGGTTTGTTTTCAAACACTGACCCAAACACCAGTTTGTAGTCATCTGTAAGTTCACTAGCGTTAAAAGTTGTATAcagcaaacatttttattaaagctgTAATTGGTCAGCAATGCAAAGGAAAGGGGTGATTATAATAGATTTATTATGATATATTACGTATCATATTTACGTACAGGACAAGAACCATCTCCGAATCAGTTCgtcaccttcttcctctttctcaggTGTGGCCTGGTGTGGATAAAAAATATGAGTTGTACCAGAAGATGGAGTTACCCAAAGGACAGAAGCGAAAGGTAAAAGAGCGTCTGAAGGCGTATGTTAAAGATCCATACGCTCTGGATCTGATCGATAAGCTGCTGGTGCTGGACCCGGCGCAGCGTGTGGACAGTGACGACGCTCTCAACCACGACTTCTTCTGGTCTGATCCCATGCCCTCTGACCTCAAACACATGCTCTCCACACACAACACGTCCATGTTTGAATACCTGGCCCCCCCGCGGCGCCGTGGTCACATGCCCCAAcagccagccaatcagaaccgCAACCCAGCTACAGCCAGCCAGTCTGAGTTCGATCGTGTTTTCTGATTTCGCCGATGTCACAGACTTTATTTCTCATTCATAATTTAGTAAGGGGAACAAGATTTATGGCTCGAACTGAGATGAGCAAAGTGCATTTAATTCAACTATCAGATAATTATCAGTGAAGTAAGTTAATAAACAATCCGTTTCACTTCTAATCtagagtctgtctgtctctagaTGGAATTCTTTGAATTTCATCTTTGATCATACGGACGCACTCTGTGGCCTTGGGGTTAGAAATCGACTGGTAGATCTCCGGACACCCCAAGTTTAGCCACATGTTCATTTTGCATCGTTTTGGACTTGTGGATTGAAACACTGCTCAGAGGTCAAGGTTCACCGTGTGTGTTGGCTGAAGTGGGAGCAGTTCACTGGGAAGTGATTTGCATGTTAAGTcagaaaagataaaaaataagaaaagattACACGGTCTACGTTTGAGACTGTATGTCTTGCACGCTTCTGTTTAAGTTCCAGTTTTCCTGTATTCTGACTTGTGCAGAACTTTGTATTATTTTAGCTGAATGTTATGTTTAGGATTTCTGTAGTTATTTATCGTATGGTTTGCACCTCTGATATGTTCATGTTTATTACTTTTGTAAAAATCCacagtgtttttggtttttgagGTACTTGACTGGAAACTCCAATAAACCTCTAACCTTTTACTGCGGCTGTTGTGATATTCACTTGTCGCCACTAAGTGGCGCAGTAGCACATCTTTCAGATGGCGAATGAAAGGAATATTTCCTGTGCTACAATTTCCTGGATAAATTGCCTATTGCATATAATTGCCTATTGCATAGGCTGCACGCCCTATAGACCAGgagtttttggggttttttcttttttgcattcaTGGCTTACAGTTTAGCGATTACAGACATTACTGGCATTTCCGTTCATCCTAAAAGTaatcagtggggttgaggtcggggctctgtgcaggccactcgagtccTTCACAGCGACCtttgcaaaccatgtcttcatggactcCAAAATTGTATCGCTACAGTATTCAAACACATCCCAGactattgtgtgcttccaattttgtagTAACAGTGGGGAAgacacacatatgggtgtgacggtcaggcgtccacatacttttagccatatagtgtatatgatcACAAGTGGTGAAAAGTGTATGTTGAGATATTAACAGTAAAAGAAGTCGTTTTTTCATGATAGaaatgtgtctatatatatatatatatatatatatatagacactttgctacaatgtaaagtagtgagtgtacagcttgtgtaacagtgtaaatttgctgtcccctcaaaacaactcaacacacagccattaatgtctaaaccgctggcaacaaaagtgagtacacccctaagtgaaaattgGGCCCAAGGTGACAATACTAGCGTTTGaattttccttgtgggtttgttcaagtatatcgaCTTTATTCACAGGCGCCGTATCAAAGATGATCACATGTTCGCTTGtacaaatatgacaaaaaagccaacaatttccatggggtgtatataatattttatacatgaCTGTATGTTCTGCAAATTAATATGTCTCTATATTATATCTCTTACTTGCAGTTCCTCTCCAAGCTTCCATCCACGTACTTGAATCTTCCATCCACGTACTTgaatatctatctctctgttatTTTTACTATTCCCTCAGTGTGACGGACAGTTTCCCCCATTCTTATTCTAGAATCATTAGAACCTTCTCTCGCTCGTTATCCCAGCATAGCTCTGTCAGTCTCTCCGTTTTACAAAGGCAAAGGCAGCAACACCGTTATAatgcgcacatgcacacacacatgcacacacacacacacacacacacacgcactttaaCAAGCACACGTCCGCCCACAGAGCGGCCTGAATCATACACATATCCTCCTCTTTTCTCCAtcccctcttttcttttttctcttttttataaTTTCTATTCTTGGAACTcagtttaatgattttatttgtattatttcctATGAATCGTccctataaaaaaaacactgaaaagagCTTGtaagtttgtgaactctttagaacTTTCAttatatctgaataaatatgacctaaaacatcatcggatttttagacaagtcctaaaaatagacaacgagaacccagttaaaacaaatgaaacaaaaactattatacttggtcatttatttattgaaggaaaatgattattacaatattacatatctgtgagtggcaaaagtacagcgggggaaataagtattgaacgcgtcaacattttattcagtaaatatatttccaatgaggttattcacatgaaaagaataaataaagaataaagaattcataacattaaagtccataaataaagttgtgtgtaataaagtggggtgacacgggaaaaaagtattgaacacgctaagaaaaagcagttctccaaggcaaggtaaggcgaGGAACCCGCTGAAATCCGGGTTGAAAATGGGGTTGGAGATGGACTTTTAATGAAgcgaggcagacagacaaatccaaatcataggGCGAATTCACGGTCGTAAAACAGGCGAGGAGTCAGGTGATCGACAAACAGGCGAAACAGGGCTTAGACAAGAAGTGTAAAAAGCGAGGAcgaaacaggatcaaaaccgtGGATTGAGGAACAGGACGGTTCGGTAGAGTACCGGCGGAAAAACACCGAAACAATACTTCGCCCGGAACAAAGACACACGGGGGTTTAACTATACAAACTAATCTAAGGGGATaatacaaaacagctgagacgtTAGGACAAACCAATACCTCTCTGTCTTCTGTGTGACTGTCTCTCACTGTGAGTGTCTGCGTCCATACATTTCTTGTTTGTATATCTACTAATCGGTCTCTCTCTTGGTGTATCTGATCATTTTTTGTCATTGGAAGAGCTGACCATAACAAGATACTGGCATGGCCACAATACTGCAAATCTCCTCACTGTTTTtgaagactctctctctctctctctctctctctctctctctctctctctctctctctctctctctctctctctgggattCTCATGTTAGGAGTGGGAGAGAAAGCTCAAGGGAGGAGAGAATgctgacagttttatttttattcccacacagatgcacacataGACATAGACAACTCTATGTTCTTCTTACACTCTGggaatgctgggttattttacATCATGTTAATCCACCCTTTGGGTcgttaataaaacacaatggctGGATTGGCATTAGAACCCAGAGTTCAGGAACATGATGAACCAGTTTGTGGGGCAGTTTTGCTGCTGCAACATCACTGGGAAGAAAACAAAGGTATTTAGAATTCTCAGTCGACAGACAAAATGAAGAATGCTGAGAGAATATCCGTAATTAtcttatttattactttatactttgtgtttttgtattaaatgtgtcacgtaaattattatatagtatatggATAGCAAACaggatgtgaaataaaaaacagagcAGGTTAAGGCATAGGATAAGCTACTAATATGTACATTTAACTTGCTTGGTTGTACATCGGTCACATTTTCTTGTGTTTATTGGTTTAAGTTTTGACAATTGGTGGGAATTCAGGTGCAGTCATGTGACATTTTGGGATTAGCTAGCTAATCGTCATAATGTTGGACAACAGACAGTCTGATAGCAGATTGCAAACAAGCCTTCAGAGTGGATTTgacatagatttttttaaaaatgactttgCTGCAAATAAATCTTCTAAAGTATAAAGTCCTGTATGAAAAGAGCATATAAAGTATAGCGTGTGTATGTTAACAGTCCAGCTTGGAGTGTATTGAGTTTGTTGTTTGGCTAAGTAGAGATTTAATGCTATAAGGACATAGCATCGAACATTACTTCGTCAAACATAAGGATATTTTGGTCAATAGCACATTAAAGGAATGCCAAGATATTTAAAGACAGCATTATTTGAATGTGACATCAAAAGGAGAACCAAATACACCATTTAATCAAGGCAAGAAATCTGCGCGGCTGAATTGTTAGGGACCGTCGCTAAAGTGCGGCGAACAAGAGAAGTGTGAAAATCTTGACAACCACTTGATTTCAGTAGGATCTCGCTGTATAGGAGCTACTCCAATCAAgttggaaagtcttcccagaagagtggactctgttatagcagcaaatcCATATTAACACCCATTGGTTTTAGAATGGGATGTTGAACACGCACTTtcgggtgtaatggtcaggtgtccacatacctttggccacATGGTGTACGTTGTGCATTAGTAATTAGCATTCTTATTTGAGTTAGATTATACTGCCTTAATTCGATCTGTATGTGTAATGGACTTGCTAATGAGGAGTTTGGACTAAATTTCCAAATAATTTCCATATAATTTGGCTtaaatttcactgtgtgtgtgtgtgtgtgtgtgtgtgtgtgtgtgttgatagaAAAG from Ictalurus furcatus strain D&B chromosome 18, Billie_1.0, whole genome shotgun sequence carries:
- the LOC128622893 gene encoding cyclin-dependent kinase 9-like isoform X1 — protein: MQRDKTGSSAVSGDKPDRETAIMSKYYDGVEFPFCDEFSKYEKLAKIGQGTFGEVFKAKHRQTGKKVALKKVLMENEKEGFPITALREIKILQLLKHENVVNLIEICRTKATQFNRYKGSIYLVFDFCEHDLAGLLSNANVKFTLSEIKKVMQMLLNGLYWIHRNKILHRDMKAANVLITRDGVLKLADFGLARAFSLAKNSQGSCYTNRVVTLWYRPPELLLGERDYGPPIDLWGAGCIMAEMWTRSPIMQGNTEQHQLTLISQLCGSITAEVWPGVDKKYELYQKMELPKGQKRKVKERLKAYVKDPYALDLIDKLLVLDPAQRVDSDDALNHDFFWSDPMPSDLKHMLSTHNTSMFEYLAPPRRRGHMPQQPANQNRNPATASQSEFDRVF
- the LOC128622893 gene encoding cyclin-dependent kinase 9-like isoform X2; translated protein: MNVEAVEADVFEPCIQMRREVFKAKHRQTGKKVALKKVLMENEKEGFPITALREIKILQLLKHENVVNLIEICRTKATQFNRYKGSIYLVFDFCEHDLAGLLSNANVKFTLSEIKKVMQMLLNGLYWIHRNKILHRDMKAANVLITRDGVLKLADFGLARAFSLAKNSQGSCYTNRVVTLWYRPPELLLGERDYGPPIDLWGAGCIMAEMWTRSPIMQGNTEQHQLTLISQLCGSITAEVWPGVDKKYELYQKMELPKGQKRKVKERLKAYVKDPYALDLIDKLLVLDPAQRVDSDDALNHDFFWSDPMPSDLKHMLSTHNTSMFEYLAPPRRRGHMPQQPANQNRNPATASQSEFDRVF